A window of Castanea sativa cultivar Marrone di Chiusa Pesio chromosome 1, ASM4071231v1 contains these coding sequences:
- the LOC142614707 gene encoding nuclear matrix constituent protein 1: protein MFTPQKKVWSGWSSLTPRKSVLGSGQNPNSVDAGKGKTVAFVETTPNLDNGGNILVDAAGDPELLAEKVSKLEIELFEYQYNMGLLLIEKKDWTSKYEELRQALAEAKDALKQEQSSHLIAISEVENREENLRKALGVEKECVLDLEKALREMRAENAEIKFTADSKLAEANALVASIEEKSFEVEATLRAADAKLAEVSRKSSEIERKSQDLEAQEAVLRRDRLSFISEREGYDSTFSKQREDLREWERKLQEGEDRLAKGQKILNQREERANENDRIFKQKEKDLEEAQKKIEATNISLQKKEEDISSRLSNLTLKEKEFDVVRLNLETKEKELLALEEKLNARERTEIQKLLDEHNAILDAKKSEFDLEIDQKRKSVDDDLKNKVVEVEKREAEINHMEQKVAKREQTLEKRWEKLREKEKDHELKLKDLKEREKSLRSEEKNLEDEKKQMLSDKEDLLSLKDEVEKIRAHNDEELLKIAEEKDQLKVSEEERQEFVRLQSELKQEIENCRLQKELILKEAEDLKLQKESFEREWEELDEKRAEIEKDLKKLTDQKEEMEKMKHSEEEKLKHEKLAAQEYLQRELEDLKFSKESFTAQMEHDKLAIAEKADSDRSQMLHDFELRKRELETDLQNQLENKEKDLREREKLFQEERERELNNSNYLREVARREMEGIKLQRAKIEKERQEADENRKHLERHQLEMRKDIDVLDDLRRKLKDQRDQFVNERQRFISFVEKLKGCENCAQIISEYELSDLQSLSEIENEEFIPLPRLDDFHAKEGGHGNVAASEKQNSEISPVGVGSRSPVSGATISWLRKCTTKIFKFSPIKNIEPTAVQNLEAHLSCLNVDMEEPSKRVSSTENQAEISLGVATDSFDVQRIQSDNSIREIEVSQDPSADDQSNINSKAPEVAEDSQPSDLNGDQHKPRRRGRPKFYRTRSVKAVVKDAKAILGEALEENENDYPNGNAEDSAYDNAESRDDSSLGGQRLPRNGRKRNHAQTSQNMGSEHDGDDSEGRSDSIVAGQRRTRRQKITTAVLAPGEKRYNLRRPKTKATVTAARAMPELSKENKEETDVVRTTGKKILHSKAAPALSTGAASENGVSSHFLRSKRVADSQVGVADITNNLVENMIVSEEVNETPEEYGDVDEYRSESHGEDANVDGEDEEDDQESEHPGEVSIGKKLWTFFTT, encoded by the exons ATGTTTACGCCACAGAAGAAGGTGTGGTCGGGTTGGTCTTCTCTCACGCCCCGGAAGTCTGTTCTCGGGTCGGGTCAGAATCCGAATTCTGTTGACGCTGGGAAAGGAAAGACTGTTGCTTTTGTCGAAACGACGCCGAATTTGGATAATGGGGGAAATATCTTGGTTGACGCTGCTGGAGACCCTGAATTATTGGCCGAGAAGGTTTCCAAGCTTGAAATTGAG CTTTTTGAATACCAGTATAATATGGGGCTTCTCTTGATTGAGAAAAAGGATTGGACTTCTAAGTATGAAGAACTTAGGCAAGCCTTGGCCGAAGCAAAAGATGCCCTTAAACAAGAGCAATCTTCCCATTTAATTGCAATATCTGAAGTTGAGAATcgagaagaaaatttgagaaaggcCTTAGGAGTGGAGAAGGAGTGTGTGCTTGAT CTGGAGAAGGCTTTGCGTGAGATGCGTGCAGAAAATGCTGAAATCAAGTTCACTGCTGATTCTAAGTTGGCTGAAGCAAATGCTTTAGTCGCTAGCATTGAAGAGAAATCTTTTGAGGTAGAGGCAACGTTGCGTGCTGCTGATGCTAAGCTTGCTGAGGTGAGCAGAAAAAGTTcagaaattgagagaaaatcaCAGGATTTGGAGGCTCAAGAAGCTGTACTTCGAAGGGACCGCTTATCCTTCATCTCCGA GCGAGAAGGTTATGACTCTACCTTTTCTAAGCAAAGAGAGGACTTGCGAGAATGGGAAAGGAAGTTGCAAGAGGGAGAGGATAGGTTAGCTAAAGGTCAAAAAATCCTTAACCAAAGGGAGGAGAGGGCAAATGAGAATGATAGGATTTTCAAGCAGAAAGAAAAGGACCTTGAAGAGGCACAAAAGAAGATTGAAGCAACTAACATCAGTttgcaaaagaaagaagaagatattagCAGTAGGCTTTCAAATCTTACTTTAAAAGAGAAG GAATTTGATGTTGTGAGATTAAACTTAGagacaaaagagaaagagttaCTTGCATTAGAAGAAAAGCTCAATGCTAGAGAAAGG ACTGAGATTCAAAAGCTTCTTGATGAACATAATGCTATTCTAGATGCAAAGAAGAGTGAATTTGATTTGGAAATCGATCAAAAGAGAAAATCTGTGGATGATGATTTGAAAAACAAGGTTGTTGAAGTGGAGAAGAGGGAGGCTGAAATTAATCACATGGAGCAGAAAGTAGCAAAGAGAGAGCAGACTTTAGAAAAGAGATGGGAGAAGCTTAGGGAGAAAGAGAAGGATCATGAATTAAAATTGAAAGATCTGAAGGAAAGGGAAAAGTCCTTGAGGTCTGAGGAAAAGAATTTGGAGGATGAGAAGAAGCAAATGCTTTCTGATAAAGAAGATTTGCTTAGTCTTAAGGATGAAGTTGAGAAGATTAGGGCTCACAATGATGAAGAGCTATTGAAGATAGCTGAAGAGAAGGATCAGCTTAAAGTAAGTGAAGAAGAGAGGCAGGAATTTGTTCGTTTGCAGTCAGAATTAAAACAGGAAATAGAAAACTGCCGGCTTCAGAAAGAACTTATTCTTAAGGAAGCTGAAGATCTGAAGTTACAAAAGgagagttttgagagagagtggGAAGAGCTGGATGAGAAAAGAGCTGAGATTGAGAAAGATCTGAAAAAATTGACTGATCAGAaggaagaaatggaaaaaatgaaacACTCTGAAGAAGAAAAGCTAAAACATGAGAAGTTGGCAGCACAGGAGTACTTACAAAGGGAGCTAGAAGATCTTAAATTTTCCAAAGAATCTTTTACAGCTCAAATGGAGCATGATAAGTTAGCAATTGCTGAAAAAGCTGATAGTGATAGAAGCCAAATGCTTCATGATTTTGAGTTGCGAAAAAGAGAACTTGAGACTGATTTGCAGAACCAATTAGAGAACAAGGAAAAAGATTTGCGTGAGAGGGAGAAGTTATTtcaggaagaaagagaaagagaattaaACAATAGTAATTACTTAAGAGAAGTAGCTAGAAGAGAAATGGAAGGAATAAAGCTTCAAAgagctaaaatagaaaaagaaagacaagaagCTGATGAAAATAGAAAGCATCTTGAAAGGCATCAACTGGAAATGAGAAAAGACATTGATGTGCTTGATGACCTTAGGAGGAAGTTGAAAGACCAGCGGGACCAATTTGTTAATGAGAGACAACGCTTCATTTCATTTGTTGAAAAACTCAAGGGTTGTGAGAACTGTGCTCAAATTATCTCTGAGTATGAGCTTTCTGATCTGCAGTCTTTATCTGAAATTGAGAATGAAGAGTTTATTCCTCTGCCAAGACTCGATGATTTTCACGCCAAGGAAGGTGGTCATGGAAATGTTGCTGCTTCTGAGAAGCAAAACAGTGAGATATCTCCTGTTGGAGTTGGCTCAAGATCTCCAGTTTCTGGTGCAACTATATCTTGGTTACGCAAGTGCACCAccaagattttcaaattttccccGATCAAGAATATTGAGCCTACTGCTGTTCAAAATTTGGAGGCACATTTGTCTTGCCTGAATGTTGATATGGAAGAACCTTCCAAGAGAGTATCTAGCACTGAAAATCAGGCAGAGATATCTCTTGGTGTTGCAACTGATTCTTTTGATGTCCAGAGAATCCAATCTGACAACAGCATCAGAGAGATAGAAGTCAGCCAAGATCCATCAGCTGATGATCAAAGCAACATCAACAGTAAGGCACCTGAAGTTGCTGAAGATTCCCAGCCATCTGATTTGAATGGTGATCAGCACAAACCTCGCAGAAGAGGGAGGCCTAAATTTTATAGGACGCGCTCTGTGAAGGCAGTTGTCAAAGATGCAAAGGCTATACTTGGGGAAGCtttagaagaaaatgagaaTGATTATCCAAATGGGAATGCTGAGGATTCTGCCTATGATAATGCTGAAAGTCGTGATGATTCTAGTCTAGGTGGTCAAAGACTACCAAGAAATGGACGGAAGCGGAACCATGCTCAAACATCTCAAAACATGGGTAGTGAGCATGATGGTGATGATAGTGAAGGACGTTCTGATAGTATTGTGGCAGGCCAACGCAGGACAAGGCGGCAGAAAATTACTACAGCTGTGCTAGCTCCTGGTGAAAAACGATATAATCTCCGGAGACCCAAAAC TAAAGCTACTGTCACAGCTGCCAGAGCCATGCCTGAACTTAGCAAAGAAAACAAGGAAGAGACTGATGTTGTTAGAACAACAGGCAAGAAAATTCTTCACTCCAAAGCTGCTCCTGCACTTTCAACTGGAGCTGCAAGTGAGAATGGTGTAAGCTCTCACTTTTTGCGG TCCAAGAGAGTTGCAGACTCTCAGGTTGGCGTTGCTGATATTACAAACAATTTGGTTGAGAACATGATCGTGAGTGAAGAGGTGAATGAGACTCCAGAAGAGTACGGTGATGTAGATGAGTACAGGAGTGAATCCCATGGTGAAGATGCTAATGTGGATGGGGAAGATGAAGAGGATGATCAAGAGTCTGAACACCCTGGTGAAGTCTCAATAGGAAAGAAGCTCTGGACATTCTTCACAACATAA